The DNA sequence AGTGGCGCGCGGCTGCCGTCATCGGCCGCGGCGGAATCTCCGGCGACGTAGCGCAGGCCCTCCGGCGACGCGACGCGCGCCACGCGGAGGTCGCGCAGGTCCCGCGACAGCGTGGACTGCGTGACGTCCCAGCCCTGCCGATGCAGGAGCTGGCGAAGCTCCTCCTGGCTCCCGATCTCGCGCGTGGCGATGAGCTCGAGGATGGCGTGCTGGCGTTCGCGCTTGTTGACGGTCACGGGGCGGGGAAGGGGGACGGCGGGAGTGTACCACAGGGGCGAAGGCAGAGGAAGCGCGCGCATTGACACGCCGCCAAGGCATTATTATGCATTATGCGTGCATAAGATTCCAGTCGGCGTGCTCGGCGCCTCCGGTTACGCGGGGCGCGAGCTTTCGGCGTTCATCGCCCAACATCCGCGCCTCACGCTCGCGTTCGCCACGGCGAACGCGCAGCGCGGGGAGACGCTGGAGCTGCCCGGCGGCGCCGTCACGTTCATCGCCACCGACGATGCGCCGTTGGCGTCCGCCGAGCTGGTGTTCTCGTCGCTGCCGCATGGTGCGAGCGCCGAATGGGTCGCGCGCGCGCGCGCGGCGGGTGCACGCGTCGTGGATCTCTCCACGGACCTGCGCATCGGGAATGGTGCGGCGGAAGCCGTGCCGTACGGACTCACCGAGTGGACCCGCGAGGCGGTTCGCA is a window from the Pseudogemmatithrix spongiicola genome containing:
- a CDS encoding arginine repressor, whose protein sequence is MTVNKRERQHAILELIATREIGSQEELRQLLHRQGWDVTQSTLSRDLRDLRVARVASPEGLRYVAGDSAAADDGSRAPLAAILPQLFLSLDGVGPLLVLKTVIGGAQPVASAIDAEASPDVLGTIAGDDTILMICRSEQARERLARRVTSLAKRPR